A region of Natribaculum luteum DNA encodes the following proteins:
- the infB gene encoding translation initiation factor IF-2: MSDTDTRDPTSLRTPIVAVLGHVDHGKTSLLDKIRGSAVIEGEAGAITQHIGATAVPLEVISGIAGELVDPDDFDLPGLLFIDTPGHHSFTTLRSRGGALADIAILVVDVNDGFQPQTIEALDILRRTQTPFIVAANKIDTVPGWNPNEDTPIKPTYESQSDRVRSDVDTNLYEIIGNLSDEGFSADLYWRVQNFQRNVGVVPVSAMTGEGVPDLLAVMMGLSQRYMKEEMEIDVSGPGVGTVLEVKEEKGFGTTIDTVLYDGTIRADDTIVVGGMNEPIVTDVRALLQPRPLAEIRTESRFEKVDEVSAAAGIKVAAPDLADAMAGAPVRVVRDRDLEDVIMEVEAELADIAVDTDEEGVVVKADTLGSLEAMADALEEAEVPIVRAEVGDVAPRDVSVASTADDHKQRAILGFNVDVLADAKQRAEIDDVRLFTDDVIYQLIEEYEEFVEEIERAQQDTILENITRPARFRILPDHVFRQNDPAVVGVEVNSGTLQNNTFVVKWEGNEPERVGQVKGIQEQGEDVDEARAGERVSVAIDGPTVGRQIEEGEELWTEIPEKHAKILEQELTEEIPGDELEALNMYLEKQRKRDPFWGK, encoded by the coding sequence ATGTCGGACACGGACACGCGCGACCCCACATCTCTCAGAACGCCGATCGTCGCCGTCCTCGGACACGTCGATCACGGTAAGACGAGTCTCCTCGACAAGATCCGCGGCTCCGCGGTCATCGAGGGCGAAGCAGGCGCCATCACCCAGCACATTGGCGCTACCGCAGTCCCACTCGAGGTGATCTCGGGGATCGCGGGCGAACTGGTCGATCCCGACGACTTCGACCTGCCCGGCCTGCTCTTTATCGACACGCCAGGGCACCACTCCTTTACGACGCTTCGCTCTCGAGGTGGCGCACTCGCCGACATCGCCATCCTGGTCGTCGACGTCAACGACGGCTTCCAGCCACAGACGATCGAGGCGCTGGACATCCTCCGGCGCACCCAGACGCCGTTTATCGTCGCGGCGAACAAGATCGACACGGTCCCCGGCTGGAATCCGAACGAGGATACCCCGATCAAACCGACCTACGAGTCACAGTCCGACCGCGTCCGGTCCGACGTCGACACGAACCTCTACGAGATTATCGGCAACTTGAGCGACGAGGGCTTCTCCGCCGACCTCTACTGGCGCGTCCAGAACTTCCAGCGCAACGTCGGCGTCGTCCCGGTGTCGGCGATGACCGGCGAGGGCGTCCCGGACCTGCTTGCCGTCATGATGGGACTGTCCCAGCGGTACATGAAAGAGGAGATGGAGATCGACGTGTCGGGTCCCGGCGTCGGGACCGTCCTCGAGGTCAAAGAGGAGAAAGGCTTCGGGACGACGATCGACACGGTGCTGTACGACGGCACGATCCGCGCCGACGACACGATCGTCGTCGGTGGCATGAACGAACCGATCGTCACCGACGTCCGCGCACTGCTCCAGCCCCGCCCGCTCGCCGAGATCCGCACCGAGAGTCGCTTCGAGAAAGTCGACGAGGTCTCCGCCGCCGCAGGGATCAAGGTCGCCGCCCCGGATCTGGCGGACGCGATGGCCGGCGCACCCGTCCGCGTCGTCCGCGACCGCGACCTCGAGGACGTCATCATGGAGGTCGAGGCAGAACTCGCAGACATTGCCGTCGATACCGACGAGGAAGGCGTCGTCGTCAAAGCCGACACGCTGGGCAGCCTCGAGGCGATGGCCGACGCCCTGGAGGAGGCAGAGGTGCCGATCGTCCGCGCCGAGGTCGGCGACGTCGCCCCGCGTGACGTCTCCGTGGCCTCGACCGCCGACGACCACAAACAGCGCGCCATCCTGGGGTTCAACGTCGACGTTCTCGCCGACGCGAAACAGCGAGCCGAAATCGACGACGTCCGCCTCTTTACCGACGACGTCATCTACCAGCTCATCGAGGAGTACGAGGAGTTCGTCGAGGAAATCGAGCGCGCACAGCAGGACACCATCCTCGAGAACATCACCCGGCCCGCACGCTTCCGGATCCTGCCGGATCACGTCTTCCGCCAGAACGACCCCGCCGTCGTCGGCGTCGAGGTCAACTCCGGGACGCTCCAGAACAACACGTTCGTCGTCAAGTGGGAGGGCAACGAACCCGAACGCGTCGGCCAGGTCAAGGGCATCCAGGAACAGGGCGAAGACGTCGACGAGGCCCGCGCGGGCGAGCGCGTCTCCGTCGCCATCGACGGCCCCACCGTCGGCCGCCAGATCGAGGAAGGGGAAGAACTCTGGACCGAGATTCCCGAAAAACACGCGAAGATCCTAGAGCAGGAACTGACCGAGGAGATCCCCGGCGACGAACTCGAGGCGCTGAACATGTACCTCGAGAAACAGCGCAAGCGCGACCCCTTCTGGGGGAAGTGA
- a CDS encoding PRC-barrel domain-containing protein, which produces MSDILAENLSGKAVMGSDGTELGLLYNITMDLKSGKLHDLVVEPDEELPARSVDFDRDETGRFLVPVRHVQAVKDYIVVQR; this is translated from the coding sequence ATGAGTGACATACTCGCCGAGAACCTCTCGGGTAAGGCCGTCATGGGGTCCGACGGCACCGAGCTCGGACTGCTCTACAACATCACGATGGATCTCAAATCCGGCAAACTCCACGACCTCGTCGTCGAACCGGACGAGGAACTACCGGCTCGATCGGTCGACTTCGACCGCGACGAGACCGGCCGCTTTCTCGTTCCTGTCAGACACGTGCAGGCGGTGAAAGATTACATCGTCGTTCAACGGTAA
- a CDS encoding NOB1 family endonuclease, which translates to MYVLDSSAFIHDYHTTEQTATIPLVREELEDESAYRYDAMEGSGMHIHIPNDDATEKVRRAARESGDLEVLSDTDVRLIATAFELDGVLVTDDYAMQNVAEKLDVDVEFIAREGITEQRDWRFQCQGCGREFDEEKDRCPICGSDLARKNPQ; encoded by the coding sequence ATGTACGTTCTCGACTCGTCGGCTTTTATCCACGACTATCACACGACAGAACAGACTGCGACGATTCCACTCGTCCGCGAAGAACTCGAAGACGAGAGCGCCTATCGCTACGACGCGATGGAGGGATCGGGCATGCACATCCACATCCCGAACGACGACGCCACCGAGAAGGTCCGCCGGGCGGCACGGGAGTCCGGCGACCTCGAGGTGCTCTCGGACACCGACGTTCGCCTGATCGCCACGGCGTTCGAACTCGACGGCGTCCTCGTCACGGACGACTACGCGATGCAAAACGTCGCGGAGAAACTCGACGTCGACGTCGAGTTCATCGCCCGCGAGGGGATCACCGAACAGCGCGACTGGCGGTTCCAGTGTCAGGGCTGTGGCCGGGAGTTCGACGAGGAAAAAGATCGGTGTCCAATCTGCGGTTCCGACCTCGCGCGCAAGAATCCGCAGTGA
- a CDS encoding CPBP family intramembrane glutamic endopeptidase, translating into MGETAQVDDGSQLEFDAVSAVGTALSGIAMAGLLVPVRQGIDDPVVLAALALAVVALGVFLGRRHGSLERSTGAPIAAVASLTVLLLSGYALNQGVTGSVGLPAVSGSFPLVLAAFLAAGGAVGMAVADYTGISSGGLKRRTAATASLALLGVVGLLSTYLVMFAVAAPVYLFVDELSQVLLTALSQISMAISTAIVAVGYLRLSGKDLSFIDLRMPTKRDVGWVVGGIVVLFGTLYGISLFLQLVGVENADHGTTEQAAQNPEILLVLVPAAILIIGPFEELLYRNVIQKSLYDVFSRGGAIVVGSVIFASVHTLAYGTAGIGAVVASLGVIFGLSLVLATIYERTENLLVPAAVHGVYNALLFANLYVTSV; encoded by the coding sequence ATGGGTGAGACAGCACAGGTCGACGACGGCAGCCAACTCGAGTTCGACGCCGTCTCCGCGGTCGGGACCGCCCTCTCCGGGATCGCGATGGCCGGACTCCTCGTCCCGGTTCGACAGGGCATCGACGATCCCGTCGTGTTGGCCGCGCTCGCGCTCGCCGTCGTCGCTCTCGGCGTCTTCCTCGGCCGTCGACACGGCAGCCTCGAGCGGTCGACCGGCGCGCCGATCGCCGCCGTCGCCAGCCTCACCGTCCTCCTCCTCTCGGGGTACGCGCTGAACCAGGGCGTGACCGGGAGCGTCGGGCTGCCGGCCGTCTCGGGCTCGTTCCCGCTGGTTCTCGCGGCGTTTCTCGCGGCCGGCGGTGCCGTCGGAATGGCGGTCGCCGACTACACCGGCATCTCGAGTGGCGGGCTGAAACGGCGGACGGCCGCGACGGCCAGTCTGGCACTTCTCGGCGTCGTGGGGTTGCTCTCGACGTACCTGGTCATGTTCGCGGTGGCGGCTCCCGTCTACCTGTTCGTCGACGAACTCTCACAGGTACTGCTCACTGCGTTGAGTCAGATCAGCATGGCGATCAGCACGGCGATCGTCGCCGTTGGCTACCTCCGCCTGTCGGGGAAAGACCTCTCGTTTATCGACCTGCGGATGCCGACAAAACGGGACGTCGGCTGGGTCGTCGGTGGCATCGTCGTCCTGTTTGGAACGCTGTACGGGATCAGTTTGTTCCTGCAACTCGTCGGCGTCGAGAACGCAGACCACGGCACGACCGAACAGGCCGCACAGAATCCCGAAATTCTACTCGTGCTCGTGCCGGCGGCGATCCTGATCATCGGTCCGTTCGAGGAACTGCTCTACCGGAACGTGATCCAGAAGTCGCTGTACGACGTCTTCTCGCGCGGTGGCGCGATCGTCGTCGGGAGCGTCATCTTCGCGTCCGTCCACACCCTCGCCTACGGCACCGCCGGCATCGGTGCCGTCGTCGCCAGCCTCGGCGTCATCTTCGGGCTCTCGCTCGTGCTCGCGACCATCTACGAGCGGACCGAGAACCTCCTCGTGCCGGCGGCCGTCCACGGCGTCTACAACGCGCTGTTGTTCGCGAACCTCTACGTCACGTCCGTCTGA
- a CDS encoding glucose-6-phosphate isomerase — protein sequence MDVDIGNALSPVATPGVSRESLERLDERVASAHERIESGRADGEHGYAALNLPERTDPDEIRAAVDPVGDADALITVGIGGSALGAATITDALGSDTETVFLDNVDPEWVSTRLEALPLESTAVNVVSRSGTTAETLANFLVVREAFEDAGVDWTERAIVTTGESGPLADLSERHDLPRLAVPDGVPGRFSALSAVGMVAAAVCGADLEALLDGARAESETLAGSLFECPAYAYGATTYALDQRGASANAMMPYAESLETYAEWFAQLWAESLGKDDLGQTPIRALGATDQHSQLQLYRAGPRDKLVTFVTPREREDRAIPHTDVDELAYLGDSTLGELLEAEFEATEASLAATGLPNVRVELERVDEYELGGLLYGMEAACVLAGELYGVNAFDQPAVEWAKKATRGLLGGGEFEEADAVSEKRMLRVER from the coding sequence ATGGACGTCGACATCGGAAACGCACTCTCGCCGGTCGCGACGCCGGGCGTCTCGCGCGAGTCGCTCGAGCGACTTGACGAACGGGTCGCGTCGGCACACGAACGTATCGAGTCAGGCCGTGCCGACGGCGAACACGGCTACGCCGCGTTGAACCTCCCAGAACGGACCGACCCGGACGAAATCCGGGCGGCCGTCGACCCCGTCGGTGACGCCGACGCGCTGATCACCGTCGGCATCGGCGGCAGCGCCCTCGGCGCGGCGACGATCACCGACGCCCTGGGGTCGGACACCGAGACCGTCTTCCTCGACAACGTCGACCCCGAGTGGGTCTCGACGCGTCTCGAGGCGCTCCCGCTCGAGTCGACGGCGGTAAACGTCGTCTCCCGGTCGGGGACGACCGCCGAGACGCTCGCGAACTTCCTCGTCGTCCGCGAGGCGTTCGAAGACGCGGGCGTCGACTGGACCGAGCGGGCGATCGTCACGACCGGCGAGTCCGGTCCGCTGGCGGACCTCTCCGAGCGCCACGACCTGCCCCGGCTCGCGGTCCCCGACGGCGTCCCCGGCCGGTTCTCGGCACTCTCGGCGGTCGGCATGGTCGCCGCCGCTGTCTGCGGGGCCGACCTCGAGGCGCTGCTCGACGGTGCACGCGCAGAATCGGAGACGCTCGCGGGATCGCTGTTCGAGTGTCCAGCCTACGCCTACGGCGCGACGACGTACGCGCTCGACCAGCGCGGCGCGTCCGCGAACGCGATGATGCCCTACGCGGAGTCGCTCGAGACCTACGCCGAGTGGTTCGCCCAGCTGTGGGCCGAGAGTCTCGGCAAGGACGACCTCGGGCAGACGCCGATCCGGGCGCTCGGCGCGACCGACCAGCACTCCCAGCTCCAGCTCTACCGGGCCGGTCCGCGGGACAAACTCGTCACCTTCGTCACGCCCCGCGAGCGCGAGGATCGCGCGATTCCCCACACCGACGTCGACGAACTCGCCTACCTCGGCGACTCGACGCTCGGCGAACTGCTCGAGGCGGAGTTCGAGGCGACCGAGGCGAGCCTCGCCGCCACCGGCCTGCCGAACGTCCGGGTCGAACTCGAGCGCGTCGACGAGTACGAACTCGGCGGCCTGCTGTACGGCATGGAGGCGGCCTGCGTGCTGGCGGGCGAACTCTACGGCGTGAACGCCTTCGACCAGCCCGCCGTCGAGTGGGCGAAGAAGGCCACGCGGGGGCTGCTCGGCGGCGGCGAGTTCGAGGAGGCCGACGCCGTCTCGGAAAAGCGGATGCTTCGCGTCGAGCGCTGA
- a CDS encoding DUF5812 family protein — MTEKTGTFVVTHAEDDSAVVRDVDTAQIHTLSSNPGLEVRDVLEATVAPDPPLEVTWQVIEVASRRQVEVVDSDLEPTVASKDAAADAEVGDLVRTERAGTGEIHVLSVPSEEVDDAAADVLEDLETVARAARLDVVRVEVRRSCGDGVLSVRYLPD, encoded by the coding sequence ATGACCGAGAAGACGGGCACGTTCGTCGTCACGCACGCGGAGGACGACTCCGCTGTCGTCCGCGACGTCGACACCGCACAGATCCACACGCTCTCGTCGAACCCCGGTCTCGAGGTCCGCGACGTCCTCGAGGCGACTGTCGCGCCCGACCCGCCGCTCGAGGTCACCTGGCAGGTGATCGAGGTGGCCTCGCGGCGGCAGGTCGAGGTGGTCGACAGCGACCTGGAGCCGACGGTCGCGTCGAAAGACGCCGCAGCCGACGCCGAGGTCGGCGACCTCGTCCGCACCGAGCGGGCCGGCACCGGCGAGATCCACGTCCTGTCGGTGCCATCCGAGGAAGTCGACGACGCCGCAGCGGACGTCCTCGAGGACCTCGAGACGGTCGCGCGGGCGGCCAGGCTCGACGTCGTTCGCGTGGAGGTGCGCCGCTCATGTGGGGATGGCGTGTTGAGCGTCCGCTACCTGCCGGACTGA
- the secF gene encoding protein translocase subunit SecF — protein sequence MGYFDVPEIDYTRYTNRQLAAVPLAVLAVALLILAGWFVAFGTPVDAGIDFTGGTELTIETSTDRADIAAAFDEEPASIQAVQAADDQYIVQFTSTDQETLRDQAESKLEPAAGSDGVVQSVSSTSASFGSQARQTALLGIAVAFVGMSLIAFLLFRTFVPSIAIVISAFSDLVIPLAFMNVAGIPLSLGTVAALLMLIGYSVDSDILLNNHVLRRGGDFYESTYRAMQTGVTMTLTSMAAMLVMAISAYAFGIDLLASIGVILFVGLAADLMNTYMLNLSLLRWYKFEGVNR from the coding sequence ATGGGGTACTTCGACGTACCGGAGATCGACTACACCCGGTACACAAATCGCCAGCTCGCGGCGGTCCCGCTCGCGGTTCTCGCCGTCGCGTTGCTCATCCTGGCCGGCTGGTTCGTGGCGTTTGGGACGCCAGTCGACGCCGGGATCGACTTCACTGGCGGTACCGAGTTGACGATCGAGACGTCGACGGATAGAGCGGACATTGCGGCCGCGTTCGACGAGGAGCCAGCGTCCATCCAGGCGGTCCAGGCGGCGGACGACCAGTACATCGTCCAGTTCACCTCGACCGACCAGGAAACGCTGCGCGACCAGGCCGAGTCGAAACTCGAGCCAGCGGCGGGAAGCGACGGGGTCGTCCAGTCGGTCTCCTCAACCTCGGCGAGTTTCGGCTCGCAGGCCCGCCAGACGGCGCTGCTCGGGATCGCGGTCGCGTTCGTCGGGATGAGCCTCATCGCGTTCTTGCTCTTTCGGACGTTCGTCCCGTCGATCGCCATCGTCATCTCGGCGTTCTCGGACCTCGTCATTCCGCTCGCGTTCATGAACGTCGCGGGCATCCCGCTCTCGCTTGGCACTGTCGCCGCGCTGTTGATGCTGATCGGATACTCGGTCGACTCGGACATCCTGTTGAACAACCACGTCCTGCGACGGGGCGGTGACTTCTACGAGAGCACCTACCGTGCGATGCAGACTGGCGTCACGATGACGCTGACGTCGATGGCCGCGATGCTGGTCATGGCAATCTCGGCGTACGCGTTCGGTATCGACCTGCTCGCGTCGATCGGCGTCATCCTCTTCGTCGGTCTCGCTGCCGACCTGATGAACACGTACATGTTGAACCTTAGCCTGCTTCGCTGGTACAAGTTCGAGGGGGTGAACCGATGA
- a CDS encoding preprotein translocase subunit SecD: MNPIAFVKNYWRVLLLVVFVGAALVALFIPGGIFADDSIAAAANDTTTNETDAAGLTNLQYGLGLDGGTRLSAPVVGMTAEDLEIDSGQTATVERTLYDELGVDPEDAIVRYDEESGSYTAEVFVDSDNVTHAEFAAALQEADVDATEDDVRDGVTKTTREEIVRTIETKVNEAGLSGGRVTTEETLGGEYFIVVQVPDMTSQELRTLLSERGVVEVVAHYPENGTQVNETVLVRDDFDTIGAASYNQREGYHYVPVTVSDQKAPEYQQQMKEFGFTSAEGMQNCGIKDPETGEIDFEQAQPNYCLTTVVDDEVVDAHSMSRDLGQSMDRGEWENSPQFQMITPTQQEAQSLSVNLQAGSLRAPLDFESSQTYSIQPALADDFKLYSLFIGVLAVLTVSGVVYLRYTDVRVASPMIVTALSEVVILLGFAAAIRMPLDLSHIAGFVAVIGTGVDDLIIIADEVMSEGDVNSRRVFQSRFRKAFWVIGAAAATTIIALSPLAVLSLGDLRGFAIITILGVLVGVLVTRPAYGDILRYLLTGEK, encoded by the coding sequence ATGAACCCGATCGCGTTCGTCAAGAACTACTGGCGCGTGCTCTTGCTCGTCGTCTTCGTCGGCGCTGCGCTCGTCGCGCTGTTCATCCCGGGCGGCATCTTCGCCGACGACAGCATCGCTGCCGCCGCGAACGACACTACAACGAACGAGACCGACGCGGCCGGACTGACCAACCTCCAGTACGGTCTCGGCCTCGACGGCGGGACGCGTCTCAGCGCGCCCGTCGTCGGCATGACCGCGGAGGACCTCGAGATCGACTCCGGCCAGACGGCGACCGTCGAACGGACGCTGTACGACGAACTCGGCGTCGATCCGGAAGACGCCATCGTCCGCTACGACGAGGAGAGTGGAAGCTACACTGCCGAGGTGTTCGTCGACTCCGACAACGTCACGCACGCGGAGTTCGCCGCCGCCCTTCAGGAAGCAGACGTCGACGCGACCGAAGACGACGTCCGAGACGGCGTCACGAAGACGACTCGAGAGGAGATCGTCCGGACGATCGAGACGAAGGTAAACGAGGCCGGTCTCTCCGGCGGTCGGGTGACGACCGAAGAGACGCTCGGTGGCGAATACTTCATCGTCGTCCAGGTACCCGACATGACGTCCCAGGAGCTTCGGACGCTGCTCTCCGAGCGTGGCGTCGTCGAGGTCGTCGCACACTATCCCGAAAACGGGACGCAGGTCAACGAGACCGTTCTCGTTCGCGACGACTTCGATACGATCGGCGCGGCGTCGTACAACCAGCGCGAGGGCTACCACTACGTGCCCGTCACGGTGTCGGACCAGAAAGCACCGGAGTACCAACAGCAGATGAAAGAGTTCGGGTTCACGAGCGCAGAGGGGATGCAAAACTGTGGCATCAAGGATCCCGAAACCGGCGAGATCGACTTCGAGCAGGCACAGCCCAACTACTGTCTCACGACGGTCGTCGACGACGAGGTCGTCGATGCACACAGCATGAGTCGCGACCTCGGCCAGAGCATGGACCGCGGGGAGTGGGAGAACAGCCCGCAGTTCCAGATGATCACGCCCACCCAGCAGGAGGCACAGTCGCTCTCGGTCAACCTGCAGGCCGGCAGCCTCCGCGCGCCGCTCGACTTCGAGAGCTCCCAGACGTACTCGATCCAGCCCGCGCTCGCCGACGACTTCAAGCTCTACTCGCTTTTCATCGGCGTGCTCGCAGTGCTCACCGTCAGCGGCGTCGTCTACCTGCGATACACGGACGTCCGCGTCGCCTCGCCGATGATCGTCACCGCGCTGTCGGAGGTCGTCATCCTGCTCGGCTTCGCCGCCGCCATCCGGATGCCACTCGACCTCTCGCACATCGCCGGGTTCGTCGCCGTCATCGGGACGGGGGTCGACGACCTCATCATCATCGCCGACGAGGTGATGTCCGAAGGCGACGTCAACTCGAGACGGGTCTTCCAGTCGCGGTTCCGGAAGGCGTTCTGGGTCATCGGTGCGGCCGCGGCGACGACCATCATCGCCCTCTCGCCGCTGGCCGTGTTGAGCCTGGGCGACCTTCGCGGATTCGCGATCATCACCATCCTCGGCGTGCTGGTCGGCGTGCTCGTCACCCGCCCCGCCTACGGTGACATCCTGCGGTACCTGCTGACCGGCGAGAAGTAG
- a CDS encoding sodium:calcium antiporter — translation MIEVLALLGLAVVGTGVVWKGSVWLEDAADRIATGYGVPGVVQGAIIAAVGSSMPELVSVLLATLLHGEFELGIGAIVGSAVFNLLVIPGVVVLVGGQMETSRSLVYKEALFYMLAVAVLLLTFSLAVIYNPTENGLLQGTMTRPLALFPLALYGLYVFTQYLDTTEDEDRSIDGVGVRTWLWFGVGLVVIVVGVEALVRSAIGLGEAFDTPTFLWGMVVVAAGSSVPDAFVSIAAARADRPGVSLANVLGSNVFDLLVAVPLGVIAAGALPITFEHVVPMMGFLVLSTVVFFTAMRTEMLLSRPEALLLLVLYGLFVVWIFAESIGATTVIPT, via the coding sequence ATGATCGAGGTCCTCGCGCTCCTCGGGTTGGCAGTCGTCGGAACCGGCGTCGTCTGGAAGGGCAGCGTCTGGCTCGAGGATGCCGCCGACCGCATCGCGACGGGTTACGGCGTCCCGGGCGTCGTCCAGGGGGCGATCATCGCCGCCGTCGGCTCGAGTATGCCCGAACTGGTGAGCGTCCTGCTCGCCACGTTGCTCCACGGCGAGTTCGAACTCGGCATCGGGGCCATCGTCGGCTCTGCGGTGTTCAACCTCCTCGTCATCCCGGGTGTCGTGGTACTGGTCGGCGGCCAGATGGAGACGAGCCGGAGCCTGGTGTACAAGGAGGCGCTGTTCTACATGCTCGCGGTCGCCGTCCTCTTGCTTACGTTCTCGCTCGCGGTCATCTACAACCCCACCGAGAACGGTCTCCTCCAGGGAACGATGACGCGCCCGCTGGCGCTATTCCCGCTCGCGCTGTACGGCCTCTACGTGTTCACGCAGTACCTGGACACCACGGAAGACGAGGATCGGTCGATCGACGGCGTCGGCGTTCGGACCTGGCTGTGGTTCGGGGTCGGTCTCGTCGTCATCGTCGTCGGCGTCGAAGCGCTCGTGCGCTCTGCGATCGGCCTCGGCGAGGCGTTCGACACGCCGACGTTCCTGTGGGGGATGGTCGTCGTCGCCGCCGGCTCGAGCGTCCCGGACGCGTTCGTCAGCATCGCGGCGGCCAGAGCCGACCGGCCCGGCGTCAGCCTCGCGAACGTCCTCGGAAGCAACGTCTTCGACCTGCTCGTGGCCGTTCCACTCGGCGTCATCGCGGCTGGCGCGCTGCCGATCACGTTCGAACACGTCGTCCCGATGATGGGGTTTCTGGTCCTCTCGACGGTCGTCTTCTTCACCGCCATGCGCACGGAGATGCTACTCTCGCGACCCGAAGCACTGCTATTGCTGGTGCTGTACGGCCTGTTCGTGGTGTGGATCTTCGCGGAGAGCATCGGCGCGACGACCGTCATTCCGACGTGA
- the rnhB gene encoding ribonuclease HII — MGRVGVDEAGKGPVFGSMFAAAVYVTERSHLPDGIADSKRLSPTRREELAATIRADDRIRIGVAEVPTARIDDPATDMNALTVDAHARAIDDAVDGCAETIRGLCDACDTDADRFARRVADACRTDVDIEARHGADDDSKLVGAASIVAKVERDAHVAAIAAEYGDVGSGYPGDRTTREFLEQYVADHGELPPFARRSWSTCDDVLATAEQTGLDQF, encoded by the coding sequence ATGGGACGTGTCGGCGTCGACGAGGCGGGCAAGGGACCGGTGTTCGGATCGATGTTCGCGGCTGCAGTCTACGTCACCGAGCGGAGCCACCTGCCCGACGGCATCGCCGACTCGAAGCGACTGTCGCCGACGCGCCGCGAGGAACTCGCCGCGACGATCCGTGCGGACGATCGCATCCGGATCGGCGTCGCCGAGGTCCCGACGGCCCGGATCGACGACCCGGCGACGGACATGAACGCGCTGACGGTCGACGCACACGCACGGGCGATCGACGACGCCGTCGACGGCTGCGCGGAGACGATCCGTGGACTCTGTGACGCCTGCGACACCGACGCCGATCGGTTCGCCCGACGGGTCGCCGACGCCTGCCGGACGGACGTCGACATCGAGGCGCGCCACGGTGCCGACGACGACTCGAAACTCGTCGGGGCGGCGAGCATCGTCGCCAAGGTCGAACGCGACGCCCACGTCGCCGCCATCGCTGCGGAGTACGGCGACGTCGGTAGCGGCTACCCCGGCGACCGGACCACCCGCGAGTTCCTCGAGCAGTACGTCGCCGATCACGGCGAGTTACCACCCTTCGCCCGCCGGTCGTGGTCGACCTGCGACGACGTCCTCGCGACGGCCGAGCAGACCGGCCTCGATCAGTTCTAG